Proteins from one Vicinamibacterales bacterium genomic window:
- the pyrF gene encoding orotidine-5'-phosphate decarboxylase produces the protein MNPILVALDVDSAAKAIALADALRGAVGGFKIGKQLFTAAGPAMVRELTSRGDRVFLDLKFHDIPNTVAGAVESAVATGAWMVNVHASGGSAMMKAAADAAAKAAAALGRPRPLVIGVTVLTSMNDAALAEVGVSRPMIEQVVHLARLAKQSGLDGVVASPQETAAIRAACGPDFEIVTPGIRPLRPGSGQAADQQGKDDQARTLTPAQAIKAGSTYLVIGRPITGAPNPREAAETIAASL, from the coding sequence ATGAACCCGATTCTCGTTGCCCTCGATGTCGATTCCGCCGCCAAGGCCATTGCGCTGGCCGACGCGCTGCGTGGCGCCGTCGGCGGCTTCAAGATTGGCAAGCAGTTGTTCACCGCGGCCGGCCCGGCCATGGTTCGCGAACTCACCAGCCGCGGCGATCGGGTGTTCCTCGACCTGAAGTTCCACGACATTCCCAACACGGTCGCCGGCGCGGTGGAGTCGGCAGTGGCCACCGGGGCGTGGATGGTCAACGTGCATGCCTCGGGCGGCAGCGCCATGATGAAGGCGGCGGCTGACGCGGCCGCCAAGGCCGCGGCGGCGTTGGGCCGGCCCCGGCCGCTGGTCATCGGCGTAACCGTGCTGACGAGCATGAACGACGCCGCGCTCGCGGAGGTCGGCGTGTCGCGGCCCATGATCGAGCAGGTCGTGCACCTGGCGCGGCTGGCCAAGCAGAGCGGGCTCGACGGCGTCGTCGCATCGCCGCAGGAAACCGCGGCCATCCGCGCCGCCTGCGGCCCGGACTTTGAGATTGTGACGCCGGGGATTCGCCCCCTTCGACCAGGCTCAGGGCAGGCAGCCGATCAGCAAGGCAAGGACGATCAGGCGAGGACGCTGACGCCGGCGCAAGCGATCAAGGCGGGATCGACCTACCTGGTAATCGGGCGCCCCATTACTGGAGCGCCCAATCCCCGCGAAGCGGCGGAGACGATTGCCGCTTCGCTGTAA
- a CDS encoding metalloregulator ArsR/SmtB family transcription factor, translated as MFISDDVCDLIQIDLARVRKIRGALTAPGAVQALADTFSALGDPTRVRILDALSHGELCVCDLAAVLKLSQSAVSHQLRLLRGMRLVRPRRDGRVVFYALDDQHIMSIFRQTLQHVEEGRPSSLAKSQASYGEVSPKRPLAAKADRR; from the coding sequence ATGTTCATATCCGATGACGTCTGCGACCTCATTCAGATCGACCTGGCCCGGGTCCGCAAGATCCGCGGCGCGCTGACGGCGCCCGGCGCAGTCCAGGCGCTGGCCGACACGTTCAGCGCGCTGGGCGACCCGACGCGTGTGCGCATCCTCGACGCGCTGTCCCACGGCGAACTCTGCGTCTGCGATCTCGCGGCGGTGCTCAAGCTGAGCCAGTCGGCGGTATCGCACCAACTGCGCCTCCTGCGCGGCATGCGCCTGGTTCGCCCGCGACGGGACGGCCGCGTGGTGTTCTATGCGCTGGACGACCAGCACATCATGTCCATCTTCCGGCAGACGCTGCAGCACGTCGAGGAGGGGCGCCCGTCTTCGCTCGCCAAGTCACAGGCGAGCTACGGCGAGGTCTCGCCGAAGCGGCCTCTGGCCGCGAAGGCGGACCGACGTTGA
- a CDS encoding dihydroorotate dehydrogenase electron transfer subunit, translated as MPPIDIDARVIANARLSSEYSVLSLAAPGVGARTRPGQFVMVKPAGVTDPLLRRPFSVFEILRDASGVITGISILNKRAGRSTKNLYDLDAGDIVSCLGPLGQPFKPVQAPAKAWMVAGGVGLAPFATLAESLAAARTEATLFYGARTSEELFYLDFFERLGVTLVLTTEDGGRGTKGRVTLPLEAALKALGAGDTAMVYACGPEPMLAAVARLAAKYNQPSQVSVERVMGCGLGGCYSCVVPVKHGDEHANLVRSCISGPVFDGAELVWD; from the coding sequence ATGCCGCCCATCGACATCGACGCGAGAGTGATCGCCAACGCGCGATTGTCGAGCGAGTATTCCGTCCTGAGCCTGGCCGCGCCTGGAGTGGGCGCGCGCACCCGGCCTGGCCAGTTCGTGATGGTCAAGCCCGCGGGCGTGACCGACCCGCTGCTGCGCCGCCCCTTTTCCGTGTTCGAAATCCTGCGCGACGCCAGCGGCGTCATCACCGGCATCAGCATCCTGAACAAGCGCGCCGGCCGCAGCACGAAGAATCTCTACGACCTCGACGCCGGCGACATCGTGTCGTGTCTCGGACCCCTCGGCCAGCCGTTCAAGCCCGTCCAGGCACCCGCCAAGGCGTGGATGGTGGCCGGCGGCGTCGGCCTGGCGCCGTTTGCGACACTGGCGGAATCGCTGGCGGCGGCCCGGACCGAGGCCACGCTGTTCTACGGCGCGCGCACGAGCGAGGAGCTGTTCTACCTCGACTTCTTCGAGCGGTTGGGCGTGACGCTGGTGCTCACCACCGAAGACGGCGGACGCGGCACGAAGGGCCGGGTCACCCTGCCCCTCGAAGCGGCGTTGAAGGCGCTCGGCGCCGGCGACACCGCGATGGTCTACGCCTGCGGTCCCGAGCCAATGCTCGCGGCGGTGGCCAGGCTTGCCGCGAAGTACAACCAGCCGTCGCAGGTCTCGGTCGAGCGGGTGATGGGCTGCGGCCTCGGCGGCTGCTACAGCTGCGTCGTCCCGGTGAAGCACGGCGACGAGCACGCCAACCTCGTGCGCTCGTGCATCAGCGGCCCCGTGTTCGACGGGGCGGAATTGGTGTGGGACTGA
- a CDS encoding TIGR02266 family protein, translated as MTAPISPRKTVLVAVDTPFVRDRFKAALDAAGHRAVVVKSVAQLLAQVHADLSELDLIVLDLRMPHASGVELVRRIRKLDQGRLPILVFSGSVTSAEEVRELAGLGVGGYLNEYSAVEHILPSIAPHLFPDNFNRRGGPRVVMGIPVSYRAAGTIAAALSLNLSRGGLAIRTSSPLPSDTALRLRFALPGSKRELEAEAVVCWSDHKAGMGLRFTSLKPADQADVDEFVNAHFFRSVKSG; from the coding sequence ATGACCGCTCCCATTTCACCGCGCAAGACCGTGCTCGTCGCCGTTGACACGCCGTTCGTGCGCGATCGGTTCAAGGCCGCGCTCGACGCGGCCGGCCATCGCGCCGTCGTGGTGAAGAGTGTCGCCCAACTCCTGGCGCAAGTGCACGCCGACCTGAGCGAACTCGACCTCATCGTACTGGATCTGCGCATGCCGCACGCGTCCGGCGTCGAGCTGGTGCGGCGGATTCGCAAGCTCGATCAGGGCCGCCTGCCGATCCTCGTGTTCAGCGGCAGCGTGACCAGCGCCGAGGAGGTCCGCGAACTCGCCGGCCTGGGCGTCGGCGGCTACCTCAACGAATACAGCGCGGTCGAGCACATCCTGCCGTCCATTGCGCCGCACCTGTTTCCCGACAACTTCAACCGTCGCGGCGGCCCCAGGGTGGTGATGGGGATTCCGGTGTCGTATCGCGCCGCCGGCACCATTGCCGCGGCGCTGTCACTCAACCTGAGCCGCGGCGGGCTGGCCATTCGCACGTCGAGCCCGCTGCCGAGCGACACCGCGTTGCGGCTGCGCTTCGCGCTGCCGGGCTCCAAGCGCGAGCTCGAGGCGGAGGCCGTCGTGTGCTGGAGCGACCACAAGGCGGGAATGGGCCTGCGCTTCACGAGCCTGAAGCCCGCCGACCAGGCCGATGTTGACGAGTTCGTCAACGCGCACTTCTTCCGGTCGGTGAAGAGCGGATAG
- the pal gene encoding peptidoglycan-associated lipoprotein Pal: MLGLGAAACAKKAPAPAPPPPPPPAAPAAPPPPPPPPPPPPAAPAPRPLTEDELFAQKSLSQLNSERPLGDVYFDLDQSVIREDAKAAMSANATWLKRWTNTRINVEGHCDERGTAEYNLGLGERRASAVKAYLVELGVPADRVVIVSRGKESPFCTESNESCWQQNRRGHFVITGK, translated from the coding sequence GTGTTGGGTCTTGGTGCCGCGGCTTGCGCGAAGAAGGCGCCCGCGCCCGCGCCGCCACCCCCGCCACCCCCGGCCGCGCCCGCCGCGCCGCCACCACCTCCTCCCCCGCCCCCGCCGCCTCCGGCCGCGCCGGCGCCCAGGCCGCTGACCGAGGACGAGCTGTTCGCGCAGAAGAGCCTGAGCCAGTTGAATTCCGAGCGCCCGCTGGGCGACGTCTACTTCGACCTCGACCAGTCGGTCATTCGCGAAGACGCGAAGGCGGCGATGTCGGCCAACGCGACGTGGCTCAAGCGCTGGACCAACACGCGCATCAACGTGGAGGGCCACTGCGACGAGCGTGGCACCGCGGAATACAACCTGGGTCTCGGCGAGCGCCGCGCCTCAGCCGTGAAGGCCTACCTGGTTGAACTGGGTGTGCCCGCCGATCGCGTGGTGATTGTCAGCAGGGGCAAGGAATCGCCCTTCTGCACCGAGTCGAACGAAAGCTGCTGGCAGCAGAACCGCCGCGGCCACTTCGTCATCACGGGTAAGTAG
- a CDS encoding dihydroorotate dehydrogenase — translation MTPDLSVAIGSLKLPNPLIAASGCFGYGLEYDQIVDLSLLGGVVSKGLFMKERQGHPPPRIVETPAGMINAIGLQGIGVHRFVKEKLPLLRERGARTIVNVCGTTLDEYVEVCKVLSDAEGVSAIELNISCPNIKEGGIQFGCSLHGTFDVVSAVRKATTLPVIPKLTPNVTDVASFAKASEDAGADAVSLVNTFLAMAIDVETRRPKISNVLGGLSGPAIRPIAVRMVWECYQLVKIPVIGMGGITDARDALEFMLAGATAVQIGTQNFVDPFVWTKVLDGLKDYMTRHNVARLSDLIGAFDPTPPKAAHA, via the coding sequence ATGACGCCTGACCTCTCTGTCGCCATCGGCTCGCTCAAGCTGCCCAACCCGCTGATCGCGGCCAGCGGGTGCTTCGGCTACGGGCTCGAATACGACCAGATAGTGGACCTCTCGCTGCTCGGCGGCGTGGTGTCGAAGGGGCTCTTCATGAAGGAGCGCCAGGGCCACCCGCCCCCCCGTATCGTCGAGACGCCGGCCGGCATGATCAACGCGATTGGCCTGCAGGGCATTGGCGTCCACCGTTTCGTCAAGGAGAAGCTGCCGCTGCTGCGCGAGCGCGGCGCGCGCACCATCGTCAACGTGTGCGGCACGACCCTCGACGAATACGTCGAGGTCTGCAAGGTGCTGTCGGATGCGGAGGGCGTGTCGGCCATCGAGCTCAACATCTCGTGCCCGAACATCAAGGAAGGCGGCATCCAGTTCGGCTGCAGCCTCCACGGCACCTTCGACGTGGTCAGCGCGGTGCGCAAGGCGACGACGCTGCCGGTGATCCCGAAGCTGACGCCGAACGTGACCGACGTGGCGTCGTTCGCCAAGGCGTCGGAAGACGCCGGCGCGGATGCGGTGTCGCTGGTGAACACGTTCCTGGCCATGGCCATCGACGTCGAGACACGGCGGCCGAAGATCAGCAACGTGCTCGGCGGCCTGAGCGGCCCCGCCATCCGGCCGATCGCGGTCCGCATGGTGTGGGAGTGCTACCAGCTCGTCAAGATCCCCGTCATCGGCATGGGCGGCATCACCGACGCGCGCGACGCGCTGGAATTCATGCTCGCCGGCGCCACCGCCGTGCAGATCGGCACGCAGAACTTCGTTGACCCGTTCGTCTGGACCAAGGTGCTCGACGGCCTGAAGGACTACATGACGCGCCATAACGTGGCCCGGTTGAGCGACCTGATCGGGGCCTTCGACCCGACGCCGCCCAAGGCGGCCCACGCATGA
- a CDS encoding DUF2723 domain-containing protein translates to MTARRALAALALIFALAHVPFLANSLEDIDSVNFALGVRDFNVAEHRPHPPGYPVYIALGKVTTAIAGTIMGEAPPSAVEARALAAISLLAGLVAIACLYGIFSSLTSRPPGATSPWTTLHIEAFAATAVTVSCPLFWYLAARPMSDLPGLGFALAAQACLMLAWRRQSPGADGDRRLSPALTSASGRMIVLGSLLAALSIGMRSQTVWFTLPLLILVLLDRVGRGVAGAMIGGGIMFVAGGLAWGVPLLVVSGGIGPYLAALGTQAGEDFAAGEMLYTNPSARAAAFALMRTFVDPWDSVVLGGVVIALAALGVAHLLMRDRRTLLALSALSVPYVIFHLLFQDTSFVRYALPIVPAVVFLAMRGAALVAERSVPVAAAVISIWAVAIASPVLVAYGAEPSPTVRVLDAMKAEALNGSPGALAMHQTFKRPLEAEALAFKEILPSPPRLEWLELARFWREGHTGPVWFLADPVRSDLALIDPVSLASSTEYRWPLVARPAFGGMRPSAVRWYRMPAPGWFAEEGWSLTPETSGMSRLMGKGPHLGPIVARVRRRPGAVRLMIGGRNLAGANDPAARFTLAIDGVTAQQWDAPPGFFLHVFEIPAGRLAGEGPLAQLTIQSSAASGAATIPTAIEQFDLQDPGQMMWGYEAGWQEAEYNPVLGVWRWTSERSSLRIVGPSQDLRVTLRFESPLRYFDAPANVRVTAGDREIAVAALATSETWTFEVPAAALAASGGLLTVETDRTFVPAERDGGADFRHLGLRIFAIHVSNSLTPAEVTR, encoded by the coding sequence GTGACGGCGCGGCGGGCGCTCGCCGCGCTGGCGCTGATCTTCGCGCTGGCCCATGTCCCGTTCCTTGCCAACTCCCTTGAAGACATCGACTCGGTGAACTTCGCGCTTGGCGTCCGCGACTTCAACGTTGCCGAGCACCGGCCGCACCCGCCGGGCTATCCGGTCTACATCGCCCTCGGCAAGGTCACCACCGCGATTGCCGGCACGATCATGGGCGAGGCGCCGCCGTCCGCGGTCGAGGCGCGGGCGCTGGCGGCCATCTCCCTGTTGGCCGGCCTGGTGGCGATCGCGTGCCTGTACGGCATCTTCTCCAGCCTCACTTCGCGGCCACCCGGAGCAACGTCGCCGTGGACCACGCTGCACATCGAGGCCTTTGCCGCCACCGCGGTGACCGTGTCGTGCCCGTTGTTCTGGTACCTGGCGGCGCGGCCCATGAGCGACCTGCCCGGCCTCGGGTTCGCGCTGGCGGCGCAAGCGTGCCTGATGCTGGCCTGGCGGCGGCAGTCGCCCGGCGCCGACGGCGATCGACGGCTGTCACCGGCGCTGACCTCGGCGTCGGGCCGGATGATCGTGCTCGGATCGCTGCTGGCGGCGCTCAGCATCGGCATGCGATCGCAAACGGTGTGGTTCACGCTGCCGCTGCTGATCCTCGTGCTGCTCGATCGCGTCGGCCGCGGCGTGGCCGGCGCCATGATTGGTGGCGGGATCATGTTCGTGGCCGGCGGCCTGGCCTGGGGCGTGCCGCTCCTCGTCGTCAGCGGCGGCATCGGCCCCTACCTGGCGGCCCTCGGCACGCAGGCCGGCGAAGACTTCGCGGCCGGCGAGATGCTGTACACCAATCCCTCCGCACGGGCGGCGGCGTTTGCGCTGATGCGCACGTTCGTCGATCCGTGGGATTCCGTGGTGCTGGGCGGGGTGGTGATCGCGCTGGCCGCCCTGGGGGTGGCGCACCTCCTGATGCGCGATCGCCGCACGCTGCTCGCGCTGTCGGCGTTGAGCGTGCCGTACGTGATCTTCCACCTCCTGTTCCAGGACACGTCGTTCGTGAGGTACGCGTTGCCGATCGTGCCCGCGGTGGTGTTCCTGGCCATGCGCGGCGCGGCCCTCGTGGCCGAGCGGAGTGTGCCGGTCGCGGCGGCCGTGATCTCCATCTGGGCGGTCGCGATTGCGAGCCCCGTGCTGGTGGCCTATGGCGCCGAACCCAGCCCCACCGTGCGGGTGCTGGACGCGATGAAGGCGGAGGCGCTTAACGGATCTCCCGGGGCGCTGGCCATGCACCAGACGTTCAAGCGTCCGCTCGAGGCTGAGGCGCTTGCCTTCAAGGAGATCCTGCCCTCACCGCCGCGGCTGGAGTGGCTCGAGCTGGCCAGGTTCTGGCGTGAGGGGCACACCGGGCCGGTATGGTTCCTGGCGGATCCGGTGCGCAGCGATCTGGCGCTGATCGATCCCGTCAGCCTCGCTTCGTCCACGGAGTATCGCTGGCCGCTGGTCGCCCGCCCGGCGTTTGGCGGCATGCGGCCGTCGGCCGTGCGGTGGTATCGCATGCCCGCCCCCGGATGGTTTGCTGAAGAAGGGTGGTCGCTCACGCCCGAAACCTCGGGCATGTCGCGGTTGATGGGCAAGGGGCCGCACCTGGGCCCGATTGTCGCGCGTGTGCGGCGGCGGCCCGGAGCGGTCAGGCTGATGATCGGCGGCCGCAACCTCGCCGGCGCCAACGACCCGGCGGCGCGCTTCACGCTGGCCATCGACGGGGTCACGGCGCAGCAATGGGACGCGCCTCCCGGCTTCTTCCTGCACGTGTTCGAGATTCCCGCCGGACGGCTCGCCGGCGAGGGCCCGCTGGCGCAACTCACCATCCAGTCGTCCGCGGCGTCGGGTGCCGCGACGATTCCAACCGCGATCGAGCAGTTCGATCTGCAGGACCCCGGCCAGATGATGTGGGGATACGAAGCGGGATGGCAGGAGGCCGAGTACAACCCGGTGCTGGGCGTATGGCGCTGGACGAGCGAGCGCTCCAGCCTGCGCATCGTCGGGCCATCCCAGGATTTACGGGTGACCCTGCGGTTCGAGTCGCCGCTTCGCTACTTCGATGCGCCGGCCAACGTCCGCGTGACGGCCGGCGATCGCGAGATTGCGGTGGCGGCGCTCGCCACCAGCGAGACCTGGACCTTCGAGGTGCCAGCGGCAGCCCTCGCCGCATCGGGTGGCCTGTTGACCGTCGAAACCGACAGGACTTTCGTGCCCGCGGAGCGTGACGGTGGCGCCGACTTCCGCCATTTGGGCCTGCGCATTTTTGCCATTCACGTGTCTAACTCGTTGACACCGGCGGAAGTGACCCGTTAA
- a CDS encoding cation-translocating P-type ATPase, with product MSTASAAPQTHAIGCSHCVGDEPAPTGARIRGWVTATAAGLVLLGCALGLLADLPLWVNATFVTAALIGSIFPAQRALRALRRGSLDINALMVIAVIGAVTIGEYEEAAMVVSLFAAAQWLEAQSLDRARKAIGSLLDSSPVDVLIRDHAGERRLGIDAVVPGTLMIVRPGDKLALDGIVQSGRSDVNQAPITGESMPVEKVEGDEVFAGTINGHGVLVVTVTRRRDDSTLARIVHLVEIAQAQRAPVQQFIDRFAAWYTPAVVVLAILVAALPVLVAGQPFDVWLYRALVLLVVACPCALVISTPVSVVSALAGAASHGVLVKGGAHLERLAGVRVVAFDKTGTLTSGTFSLDAVTTLSGSTPDELIRLAAAVESQSEHPIAAAIVERATATGLAISRPDQVRALPGLGVEGLVDGSTIACGTPRLFEERGWLTPALSAAASEVIGRGLSPVLVSRDGAPLGVLGLRDRPKPDASRVVAELKAHEHMRVAMITGDHEVPARAIASELHVDIVKSQQLPQDKVTAVQALRREFGSVAMVGDGVNDAPALAAADVGIAMGAMGSAVALEAADIALMTDELPKLRYAIRLSRATLANIRVNVAISIVLKAAFLVLAILGVATLWMAVLADTGASALVVANAVRLRKFR from the coding sequence TTGAGCACCGCCTCCGCCGCGCCGCAGACTCACGCCATCGGCTGCTCTCACTGCGTGGGCGACGAGCCGGCGCCGACCGGCGCACGCATCCGCGGCTGGGTGACGGCCACCGCTGCCGGTCTCGTGCTGCTGGGGTGCGCCCTCGGCCTGCTGGCCGACCTTCCGCTCTGGGTGAACGCCACCTTCGTGACGGCCGCCCTCATCGGCAGCATCTTCCCGGCGCAGCGCGCCCTGCGAGCGCTGCGGCGCGGCTCCCTCGACATCAACGCCCTCATGGTGATCGCCGTGATCGGCGCCGTCACCATCGGCGAATACGAAGAGGCCGCGATGGTGGTGTCGCTGTTCGCCGCGGCGCAGTGGCTCGAGGCGCAAAGCCTCGATCGCGCGCGCAAGGCGATTGGCAGCCTGCTCGACTCATCGCCCGTCGACGTACTGATCCGTGACCACGCGGGCGAGCGACGCCTCGGCATTGACGCCGTGGTTCCGGGCACCCTGATGATCGTCCGGCCCGGAGACAAGCTGGCGCTGGACGGCATCGTGCAGAGCGGCCGCTCCGACGTGAACCAGGCGCCGATCACCGGCGAGTCGATGCCGGTCGAGAAGGTGGAGGGCGACGAGGTCTTCGCCGGCACCATCAACGGCCACGGCGTGCTCGTCGTGACCGTGACGCGGCGCCGCGACGACAGCACCCTCGCCCGCATCGTCCACCTCGTCGAGATCGCGCAGGCGCAACGCGCGCCGGTGCAGCAGTTCATCGACCGCTTCGCGGCGTGGTATACGCCCGCGGTGGTGGTGCTGGCGATCCTGGTCGCCGCCCTGCCGGTGCTCGTCGCCGGGCAGCCCTTCGACGTGTGGCTGTATCGCGCGCTGGTCCTGCTGGTCGTGGCGTGCCCGTGCGCGCTGGTGATCTCGACGCCGGTGTCGGTGGTGTCGGCGCTGGCCGGCGCGGCCAGTCACGGAGTGCTGGTCAAGGGCGGCGCGCATCTGGAGCGCCTGGCCGGCGTCCGCGTGGTGGCCTTCGACAAGACCGGGACGCTCACCAGCGGCACGTTCAGCCTCGATGCGGTGACCACGCTGTCGGGTTCAACGCCCGACGAGCTGATTCGCCTGGCGGCGGCGGTCGAGTCGCAGTCCGAGCATCCGATTGCGGCGGCGATTGTCGAACGCGCGACCGCGACGGGCCTGGCCATCTCCAGGCCGGACCAGGTGCGGGCGCTGCCCGGCCTTGGCGTCGAGGGATTGGTGGACGGATCGACGATCGCCTGCGGCACGCCGCGGCTGTTCGAGGAACGCGGCTGGCTGACGCCGGCGTTATCGGCCGCCGCGTCGGAGGTGATCGGGCGCGGGCTCTCGCCCGTGCTGGTGTCGCGCGACGGCGCGCCGCTTGGCGTGCTCGGGCTGCGCGACCGCCCCAAGCCCGACGCGTCGCGCGTGGTCGCCGAGCTGAAGGCGCACGAACACATGCGCGTGGCGATGATTACCGGTGACCACGAGGTGCCGGCGCGCGCCATTGCCAGCGAGCTGCACGTGGATATCGTCAAGTCCCAGCAACTGCCGCAAGACAAGGTGACGGCCGTGCAGGCGCTGCGCCGCGAGTTCGGCTCGGTGGCGATGGTCGGTGACGGCGTCAACGACGCGCCGGCGCTGGCCGCGGCCGACGTCGGCATTGCGATGGGGGCGATGGGCAGCGCCGTGGCGCTCGAAGCGGCCGACATTGCGCTCATGACCGACGAGCTGCCGAAGTTGCGTTACGCCATTCGCCTGAGCCGCGCCACGCTCGCCAACATTCGCGTCAACGTCGCGATTTCGATCGTGTTGAAGGCGGCATTCCTGGTGCTCGCGATCCTGGGGGTGGCGACGTTGTGGATGGCGGTGCTCGCCGACACCGGCGCCTCGGCACTCGTGGTGGCCAACGCCGTTCGGCTGCGCAAGTTTCGGTGA
- the larE gene encoding ATP-dependent sacrificial sulfur transferase LarE produces MPTTRTKTTTRTTTSSDLAGKAARLREILAGYDSVLVAFSGGVDSAYLAIAASQALGPKALAVTADSPSYPDTHRQLALTIARDFNLAHEVIHTAELDRPEYRANPANRCYFCKDELYGRLAGVARARGLAVIVDGNNADDRGDYRPGRQAAREHGVRSPLDEADLTKADIRALSRQAGLNSWDEPASACLSSRIPYGSEVTDAALRQIEGAEQVLRGLGFRIFRVRHHDTVARLEIARAEMPRALDPAVNAQLVEGIKAIGYQYVSLDLQGYRLGSLNEALRLRPVS; encoded by the coding sequence ATGCCGACGACGAGGACGAAGACGACGACAAGGACGACGACGAGTAGCGATCTCGCCGGCAAGGCCGCGCGCCTGCGCGAGATCCTGGCCGGCTACGACTCCGTCCTGGTCGCCTTCAGCGGCGGCGTTGACAGCGCGTACCTCGCCATCGCCGCGTCACAGGCGCTGGGGCCCAAGGCCCTGGCCGTGACCGCCGACAGCCCGAGCTATCCCGACACGCATCGTCAACTCGCGTTAACCATCGCGCGCGACTTCAACCTGGCCCATGAGGTGATTCACACCGCCGAACTGGACCGGCCCGAGTATCGTGCCAACCCGGCGAACCGCTGCTACTTCTGCAAGGATGAGCTGTACGGCCGCCTTGCCGGCGTCGCGCGCGCCCGCGGCCTGGCCGTGATCGTGGACGGCAACAACGCCGACGACCGCGGCGACTACCGGCCCGGGCGGCAGGCCGCCCGCGAACACGGCGTGCGCAGCCCGCTCGATGAAGCGGATCTCACGAAAGCCGACATCCGGGCGCTGTCGCGGCAAGCCGGACTCAACAGCTGGGACGAGCCGGCCTCCGCGTGCCTGTCGTCGCGTATTCCCTACGGCAGCGAGGTGACCGACGCGGCGCTGCGCCAGATCGAAGGCGCCGAACAGGTCCTGCGCGGCCTCGGGTTCCGTATCTTCCGCGTGCGCCACCACGACACGGTGGCCCGCCTCGAGATTGCCCGCGCCGAAATGCCGCGCGCGCTCGACCCGGCGGTCAACGCGCAACTGGTCGAGGGCATCAAGGCGATCGGCTATCAATACGTGAGCCTCGACCTCCAGGGCTACCGGCTGGGCAGCTTGAACGAGGCGCTCCGCCTGCGCCCGGTGTCGTGA